The following proteins are co-located in the Acanthochromis polyacanthus isolate Apoly-LR-REF ecotype Palm Island chromosome 7, KAUST_Apoly_ChrSc, whole genome shotgun sequence genome:
- the tbx5b gene encoding LOW QUALITY PROTEIN: T-box transcription factor TBX5b (The sequence of the model RefSeq protein was modified relative to this genomic sequence to represent the inferred CDS: inserted 2 bases in 2 codons), which produces MANGGDQFGLAERPDSDCMDSPKDTKQENPSLTLNSPSSPQTTSSQQVAACTEDHHGMEGIKVFLHDRELWTKFDEVGTEMIITKAGRRMFPSYKVKVTGLNPKTKYILLMDIVPGDDHRYKFADNKWSITGKAEPAMPGRLYVHPDSPATGAHWSRQLVSFQKLKLTNNHLDPFGHIILNSMHKYQPRLHIVKADENNGFGSXNTAFCTHVFSETAFIAVTSYQNHKITQLKIENNPFAKGFRGSDDNELHRMAKLQGKDYPVVPRSTVRQRACSSGSPFSGESRGLRGSPXAVRSPFSCENGLTRSSPQELLSPVPSHYSLPHPHLQPGQQPQVYHCTKRKVEENCSSGNQHPYKKPFAGSSPSEGESYYHPSSYPPPPSGLSANPALGLTDSPYTSDMGQRQACMFAGSEHRMDELSCASWSYTCPLPAAMTPMEPYPPYTPHPPYSSSPQGSRLSAIAHQSSPPLGEHITHDPYQTQSSGPPSQSSQNIHNRQLSSPLREYPRYTPNLSPPLYHTLETHTHIRCGVPEWSAAS; this is translated from the exons ATGGCAAACGGAGGGGACCAGTTCGGCCTTGCAGAGCGCCCGGACTCGGACTGCATGGATTCTCCAAAAGACACCAAACAGGAGAATCCGAGCCTGACCTTGAACTCACCATCTTCACCGCAGACAACGTCCAGCCAGCAGGTAGCAGCCTGCACTGAGGACCACCAT gGGATGGAGGGAATCAAAGTTTTCCTTCATGACAGGGAGCTCTGGACCAAGTTTGATGAAGTAGGAACTGAAATGATCATCACCAAGGCCGGgag GAGGATGTTCCCCAGCTACAAAGTGAAGGTCACAGGACTGAACCCGAAAACCAAGTACATCCTGCTGATGGACATCGTGCCCGGAGACGACCATCGCTACAAATTTGCGGACAATAAATG GTCCATAACGGGAAAGGCAGAGCCCGCGATGCCCGGGAGGCTCTACGTTCATCCGGACTCTCCCGCCACCGGGGCGCACTGGAGCCGTCAGCTGGTCTCTTTTCAAAAGCTAAAACTCACCAACAACCACCTGGACCCGTTTGGACAC ATAATACTCAACTCCATGCACAAATACCAGCCTCGGCTCCACATCGTCAAGGCGGATGAGAACAACGGCTTCGGCT AAAACACAGCTTTCTGCACTCACGTCTTCTCTGAGACCGCCTTCATCGCTGTGACATCCTATCAGAAccacaag aTCACACAGCTGAAGATAGAGAATAATCCTTTTGCGAAGGGCTTCAGAGGCAGCGATGACAATGAGCTGCACCGCATGGCCAAGCTACAAGG TAAGGATTACCCAGTGGTCCCTCGCAGCACTGTCCGTCAGAGGGCCTGCTCCTCTGGGAGTCCGTTCAGCGGAGAGAGTCGAGGTCTGCGAGGCTCCC AGGCCGTTAGATCCCCCTTCAGCTGTGAGAACGGCTTGACCCGAAGCAGTCCTCAGGAGCTGCTGAGCCCTGTTCCGTCACACTACAGCCTGCCTCATCCACACCTGCAGCCCGGACAGCAGCCGCAGGTTTATCACTGCACCAAGAGGAAAG TGGAGGAGAACTGCTCTTCAGGAAACCAGCATCCCTACAAGAAACCCTTCGCCGGTAGCTCCCCAAGTGAGGGCGAATCTTACTACCACCCCTCCTCCTACCCTCCTCCTCCGTCTGGTCTCTCGGCCAACCCTGCCCTGGGCCTCACCGACTCCCCCTACACCTCAGACATGGGACAGCGTCAGGCGTGCATGTTTGCCGGCTCGGAGCACAGAATGGATGAACTCAGCTGTGCATCCTGGTCTTACACCTGCCCTCTGCCTGCCGCCATGACCCCCATGGAGCCCTACCCGCCTTACACCCCTCACCCCCCCTACAGCTCCAGCCCCCAGGGCTCCCGACTCAGCGCTATAGCCCACCAGAGCTCCCCGCCGCTGGGGGAGCACATTACCCACGATCCCTACCAGACCCAAAGCTCCGGACCTCCATCTCAGAGCTCCCAAAACATTCACAACAGGCAGCTCAGCTCTCCGCTCAGAGAATACCCTCGCTACACGCCCAACCTGTCTCCCCCCCTCTACCACACACTagagacgcacacacacatccgCTGTGGAGTGCCTGAATGGAGTGCAGCCTCCTAA